From Rhodococcus sp. B7740, one genomic window encodes:
- the rpsB gene encoding 30S ribosomal protein S2, which translates to MAVVTMKQLLDSGTHFGHQTRRWNPKMKRFIFTDRNGIYIIDLQQTLTFIDKAYEFVKETVAHGGTVLFVGTKKQAQESIAAEATRVGMPYVNQRWLGGMLTNFQTVHKRLLRLKELEAMEQTGGFEGRTKKEILMLTREMTKLDRTLGGIRDMAKVPSAIWIVDTNKEHIAVGEARKLKIPVIAILDTNCDPDVVDYPIPGNDDAIRSAALLTKVVASAVAEGVQARAGQNTASDAKPEVGAGEPLAEWELEQLAQASPAADAPAADAPAAEAPAADAPAAEEAPAAEEAPAAQA; encoded by the coding sequence ATGGCTGTAGTAACAATGAAGCAGCTGCTCGACAGCGGCACACACTTCGGACACCAGACCCGTCGCTGGAACCCGAAGATGAAGCGATTCATCTTCACCGACCGCAACGGCATCTACATCATCGACTTGCAGCAGACTCTGACCTTCATCGACAAGGCCTACGAGTTCGTCAAGGAGACCGTCGCCCACGGTGGCACGGTTCTGTTCGTCGGTACCAAGAAGCAGGCGCAGGAGTCCATCGCCGCTGAAGCAACTCGCGTGGGTATGCCCTACGTGAACCAGCGCTGGCTCGGTGGCATGCTCACCAACTTCCAGACGGTCCACAAGCGTCTGCTCCGCCTCAAGGAGCTCGAGGCCATGGAGCAGACCGGTGGCTTCGAGGGTCGCACCAAGAAGGAAATCCTCATGCTCACGCGTGAGATGACCAAGCTGGACCGCACCCTCGGTGGCATCCGGGACATGGCCAAGGTTCCCTCGGCCATCTGGATCGTCGACACCAACAAGGAGCACATCGCCGTCGGCGAGGCGCGCAAGCTGAAGATCCCGGTCATCGCGATCCTCGACACCAACTGCGATCCCGACGTGGTCGACTACCCGATCCCGGGCAACGACGACGCCATTCGTTCCGCAGCGCTGCTGACCAAGGTCGTTGCATCCGCAGTGGCCGAGGGTGTGCAGGCCCGCGCGGGTCAGAACACCGCGTCCGACGCCAAGCCCGAGGTCGGCGCAGGCGAGCCCCTCGCCGAGTGGGAGCTCGAGCAGCTCGCACAGGCATCACCGGCAGCCGACGCTCCCGCAGCGGACGCCCCGGCAGCAGAGGCTCCGGCCGCCGACGCACCGGCAGCAGAAGAAGCACCGGCTGCAGAAGAAGCACCGGCCGCTCAGGCTTGA
- a CDS encoding M23 family metallopeptidase, producing the protein MNVCLPRRTFAVCLATAVSLSTPVASAQQGAFAWPLQPRPQVVTPFDRPEENWLPGHRGVDLAAPEGRSVLAVADGTVVFAGSVAGKPVVSVDHPGGLRSTYEPVVASVAAGARVRRGTVLGSLASGHESCPSTCLHWGVRRGREYLDPTALVRVSPIRLKPLDEDGR; encoded by the coding sequence GTGAACGTCTGCCTCCCGCGCCGCACTTTCGCGGTGTGCCTCGCGACCGCGGTTTCACTCTCGACGCCGGTCGCATCGGCACAGCAGGGCGCATTCGCCTGGCCGCTGCAGCCGAGGCCGCAGGTCGTCACCCCCTTCGACCGCCCGGAAGAGAATTGGCTGCCCGGCCATCGCGGTGTCGACCTCGCCGCACCGGAAGGCCGATCGGTACTGGCCGTCGCCGACGGCACCGTGGTGTTCGCCGGGTCGGTCGCGGGAAAGCCCGTCGTATCGGTGGATCATCCGGGCGGACTGAGATCGACGTACGAACCGGTGGTGGCCTCGGTTGCCGCCGGCGCGCGTGTTCGGCGAGGGACCGTGCTGGGTTCGTTGGCGTCGGGGCACGAGAGCTGTCCGTCGACGTGCCTGCACTGGGGCGTCAGACGTGGCCGCGAGTATCTCGATCCCACGGCGTTGGTGCGCGTGAGTCCGATCAGGTTGAAACCGCTCGACGAGGACGGCAGATGA
- a CDS encoding MinD/ParA family ATP-binding protein — MDRDRPQGTSETWSMHVRNGSSADRRSPDGRSDDARDTGDRPVSSDSMSAPRSTPRQPPPWQTPDSGDRQPLPPRYNPPVPLEPGPPTVQPDRYLPTPPYTEDARTQPDRWSPQPWSGAPNAYRPNSQELGADSLLKRPKRASSSGWRRGVHRLTGGVISPGESTAEERYRNQVERIRQPVLGDYRIAFLSLKGGVGKTTTTLGLGSTFASLRGDCVIAVDANPDFGTLGERVPRQTSSTVRDLLAAAPHIRRYSDIREHTSQAPSRLEVLAGERDPAASEMFGEQDYRAVIDMLQVYYNLILTDCGTGIMHSAMNGVLQLANALVLVSSPAVDGARSAAATLDWLELHGYGHLVERTVVVISSVRPGSSAVDMNLLQQHFLERCRAVLVVPFDEHLAEGAVVDLDQLRPQTRSAFVELAAMVADDFPAASGRHSGPQR; from the coding sequence GTGGACCGCGACCGACCGCAAGGTACTTCGGAGACGTGGTCCATGCATGTCCGTAACGGCTCTTCCGCCGACCGACGGAGTCCCGACGGTCGGTCGGACGACGCACGCGACACCGGCGACAGGCCCGTATCGTCGGATTCGATGTCCGCACCTCGCTCGACTCCTCGGCAGCCACCACCGTGGCAGACGCCCGACTCGGGCGACCGGCAGCCCCTGCCGCCGCGGTACAACCCTCCCGTGCCGCTCGAGCCCGGGCCACCGACGGTGCAGCCGGACCGGTATCTGCCGACACCGCCGTACACCGAGGATGCGCGAACGCAGCCCGATCGATGGTCGCCGCAACCGTGGTCGGGAGCGCCCAACGCCTACCGCCCCAACAGTCAGGAGCTGGGCGCGGATTCGTTGCTCAAGCGCCCCAAGCGAGCGTCGAGCTCGGGCTGGCGGCGCGGGGTGCACCGGCTCACGGGCGGGGTCATCAGCCCCGGAGAATCGACGGCCGAAGAGCGGTACCGAAACCAGGTCGAACGCATTCGGCAGCCGGTGCTCGGCGACTACCGGATCGCGTTCCTTTCGCTCAAGGGTGGTGTCGGCAAGACGACGACCACGCTGGGCCTCGGCTCGACTTTCGCGTCCCTGCGCGGAGATTGCGTCATCGCTGTCGACGCAAATCCCGACTTCGGCACTCTGGGGGAGCGAGTTCCGCGTCAGACGTCGTCGACCGTGCGAGATCTGCTGGCCGCGGCACCGCACATTCGTCGCTACTCCGACATCCGCGAGCACACCTCGCAGGCACCGAGTCGACTCGAGGTGTTGGCCGGCGAACGTGACCCCGCCGCGTCGGAGATGTTCGGCGAGCAGGACTACCGCGCCGTCATCGACATGCTGCAGGTGTACTACAACCTGATCCTGACCGATTGCGGTACCGGGATCATGCACTCGGCGATGAACGGGGTGCTGCAACTGGCGAACGCGCTGGTTCTGGTCAGCTCGCCTGCGGTCGACGGTGCTCGCAGTGCTGCCGCGACGCTGGACTGGCTGGAGCTGCACGGCTACGGCCATCTGGTCGAGCGCACCGTGGTGGTGATCAGCTCGGTTCGCCCGGGTTCGTCGGCGGTGGACATGAACTTGTTGCAGCAGCACTTCCTCGAGCGCTGTCGCGCCGTGCTGGTGGTTCCGTTCGACGAACACCTCGCAGAGGGAGCCGTGGTCGATCTGGACCAGTTGCGTCCCCAGACTCGAAGCGCGTTCGTCGAACTCGCTGCCATGGTGGCCGACGACTTTCCCGCGGCGTCCGGCAGACACTCCGGCCCACAGCGCTGA
- a CDS encoding tyrosine recombinase XerC, with translation MTDSLPPHLAIHVEEFAEHLRLGRERSEHTIRAYVSDARSLLAHFAESSPDASIADLDLRAVRSWLATHSAAGSARTSMARRTSSARTFGKWLERVGAVTAAPAERLAGPAGHRTLPGVLRHSQAAQALAAAESGAAELDPIALRDRAIVELLYATGVRVGELCGLDVDDVDTDRRLIRVIGKGNKERSAPYGAPAAHAIENWLVSGRPELVCDRSGAALLLGRRGGRLDQRQARTAVHAVLETVPGGPSLGPHGLRHTAATHLLEGGADLRVVQELLGHASLATTQIYTHVSVERLRAVHDQAHPRA, from the coding sequence ATGACCGATTCGCTGCCGCCGCACCTCGCGATTCACGTCGAGGAATTCGCCGAGCACCTGCGACTCGGTCGAGAGCGATCGGAGCACACCATCCGGGCATACGTCTCCGATGCGCGTTCCTTGCTCGCGCACTTCGCGGAGTCCTCTCCGGATGCGAGCATCGCCGACCTCGACCTCCGCGCGGTGCGTTCGTGGTTGGCCACGCACTCTGCAGCCGGCTCGGCCAGAACGTCGATGGCGAGGCGAACCTCGTCGGCGAGGACCTTCGGGAAGTGGCTCGAGCGGGTGGGAGCGGTGACAGCAGCACCGGCGGAACGCCTGGCCGGCCCGGCCGGCCATCGCACATTGCCCGGTGTTCTTCGCCACAGCCAGGCGGCGCAGGCCTTGGCCGCTGCCGAATCGGGTGCCGCGGAGCTCGATCCCATCGCGCTGCGGGACAGGGCCATCGTCGAACTGCTGTACGCGACCGGAGTGCGGGTGGGGGAGCTGTGCGGACTCGACGTCGACGACGTGGACACCGATCGCCGCCTGATCCGCGTCATCGGCAAGGGCAACAAGGAACGCTCGGCTCCGTACGGTGCGCCGGCGGCACATGCAATCGAGAACTGGCTGGTCAGCGGCAGACCCGAACTGGTCTGTGATCGATCCGGTGCGGCCCTGCTGCTGGGACGTCGAGGTGGACGGCTCGATCAACGGCAGGCCAGAACGGCGGTGCACGCGGTACTCGAGACCGTCCCCGGTGGTCCCAGCCTCGGTCCGCACGGCCTACGTCACACCGCGGCAACTCACCTCCTCGAGGGAGGAGCCGACTTGAGAGTGGTGCAGGAGCTGCTCGGTCACGCGTCGTTGGCGACCACCCAGATCTACACGCACGTGTCGGTCGAACGGTTGCGGGCCGTGCACGATCAGGCGCATCCCCGAGCCTGA
- a CDS encoding siderophore-interacting protein produces the protein MPRKKTTLSVLRTEALTPHMHRVYLGGANFDDFDAIDETDAYVKLFFGTDDEPIMRTYTVRSVDTGAREIAIDFVVHGDEGVAGPWATRAKPGDEMSFYGPSGGYAPRPDADWHLFAGDESAIPAISAAVEALPEDAVAKVFIEVADRHDEIYMETLAVVDVTWVHRGASSNEVGDDRAGDNAPLIAAVKETEWLPGQAQVFVHGEAQAVMHNIRPYIRKERGVGAEWASISGYWRRGRTEETFRVWKRELAQAESAVDA, from the coding sequence GTGCCACGCAAGAAAACCACCCTGTCCGTCCTGCGCACCGAAGCGCTCACCCCGCACATGCACCGGGTCTACCTGGGTGGGGCCAACTTCGACGATTTCGATGCAATCGACGAGACCGACGCCTACGTCAAGTTATTCTTCGGGACCGACGACGAACCGATCATGCGCACGTACACCGTTCGGTCGGTCGACACCGGCGCGCGGGAAATCGCCATCGATTTCGTGGTGCACGGCGACGAAGGAGTCGCCGGGCCGTGGGCCACTCGGGCGAAGCCGGGAGACGAGATGTCGTTCTACGGCCCGTCCGGCGGGTACGCCCCGCGCCCCGACGCGGACTGGCACCTGTTCGCCGGCGACGAATCGGCGATTCCGGCGATCTCGGCTGCCGTCGAGGCGCTTCCGGAAGACGCCGTCGCCAAGGTTTTCATCGAAGTTGCCGACCGGCACGACGAGATCTACATGGAGACGCTCGCCGTCGTGGATGTGACCTGGGTCCACCGAGGTGCGTCCTCGAACGAGGTCGGAGACGACCGGGCCGGAGACAATGCGCCGTTGATCGCAGCGGTGAAGGAAACGGAATGGCTGCCCGGGCAGGCGCAGGTCTTCGTGCACGGAGAAGCGCAGGCCGTCATGCACAACATCCGTCCCTACATCCGCAAGGAGCGGGGGGTCGGTGCCGAATGGGCCTCGATCTCGGGTTACTGGCGTCGCGGCCGAACCGAGGAGACGTTCCGAGTGTGGAAGCGCGAACTCGCACAGGCCGAATCCGCAGTCGACGCCTGA
- the dprA gene encoding DNA-processing protein DprA: MTHDSRRLAWAYLSRVAQGPHRPVVDHAAAHGPESTAAAVRAGGLGERLAVRAHLDTAAADLDHIAALGGRLITPDDDEWPAWRFLGFDGPGMTAGVDTCPPIALWALGTRPVATITERSVSIVGTRASSPYGDHVTAEISSDLALDGWTVISGAAFGIDAAAHRAALGVEGTTMAVLACGVDRAYPAGHSRLLRQIAAHGLVLSEYAPGTTPAKHRFLARNRLVAALGSAVVVVEAGWRSGARNTAAWAAKLGRPVLAVPGPVTSPTSTGCHRMIREGEAVLVSSSHDVVAEAGVLGSPEESRPKLFRETDALSDTALLIYDALPATGSLSSRELSEHSGVPLSKVRASLPVLEMDGFVASDETGWFRVVRG; this comes from the coding sequence ATGACACACGACTCGCGACGACTGGCCTGGGCGTATCTCTCCCGCGTGGCGCAGGGCCCGCATCGACCGGTGGTCGATCATGCCGCAGCTCACGGTCCCGAATCGACTGCAGCAGCGGTGCGGGCCGGTGGGCTGGGGGAGCGGCTCGCGGTTCGCGCACACCTCGACACCGCGGCAGCAGACCTCGATCACATCGCTGCGCTCGGAGGCCGATTGATCACCCCGGACGACGACGAGTGGCCGGCGTGGCGCTTCCTCGGATTCGACGGACCGGGTATGACCGCAGGGGTGGACACCTGTCCACCGATTGCATTGTGGGCGCTGGGAACTCGTCCGGTCGCGACGATCACCGAGCGATCGGTGTCCATCGTGGGGACACGCGCATCGAGTCCCTACGGTGATCATGTGACGGCGGAGATATCGTCCGATCTGGCGCTCGACGGCTGGACCGTCATCTCGGGAGCGGCTTTCGGCATCGATGCCGCGGCACATCGAGCGGCCCTCGGAGTCGAGGGAACGACGATGGCGGTACTCGCCTGTGGCGTCGATCGTGCGTATCCAGCGGGCCATTCGCGGCTGTTGCGGCAGATCGCTGCTCACGGACTGGTTCTCAGCGAGTATGCGCCGGGCACGACCCCGGCGAAGCATCGCTTCCTCGCTCGCAACAGGCTCGTCGCGGCACTCGGATCGGCTGTGGTGGTCGTCGAGGCCGGGTGGCGCAGCGGTGCACGCAACACGGCGGCGTGGGCAGCCAAACTGGGCCGTCCGGTGCTCGCGGTACCCGGTCCGGTCACCTCACCCACCTCGACGGGTTGTCATCGCATGATCCGAGAGGGCGAGGCCGTGCTCGTGTCGAGCTCTCACGACGTGGTCGCCGAGGCGGGCGTACTCGGGTCGCCCGAGGAGTCTCGGCCCAAGCTCTTTCGCGAGACCGATGCGCTCTCGGACACTGCCCTGTTGATCTACGACGCGTTGCCGGCGACCGGATCATTGTCGAGTCGAGAGTTGTCCGAGCACTCCGGTGTGCCGCTGAGCAAGGTGCGTGCATCCCTGCCGGTACTGGAGATGGACGGATTCGTGGCCAGCGACGAGACCGGATGGTTCCGCGTGGTGCGTGGATGA
- a CDS encoding YifB family Mg chelatase-like AAA ATPase: MPLGRAHSVAVNGVDGVLVEIEADIGQGLPGTHLVGLPDTALNESRDRVKAAVKNSGGTWPDSRVILALSPATLPKGGSVYDLALALSVLDAAKAIPRGCLSDTVFLGELALDGRLRAVRGVLPGVLAVKSAGWQRVVVPLQCLPEAGLVDGIEVLGAGSLGDVVAWLRGEQALESPVPTEWHEQAYPDLSDVAGQADARWALEVAAAGAHHIMLTGPPGIGKTMLAQRLPGILPPLTESEALEVTAIHSVAGLLTTARPLITSPPFIAPHHSTSVSALVGGGTGMAKPGAVSRAHRGVLFLDECAEMSVRVLEALRTPLEDGEIRIARRDGVARYPARFQLVLAANPCPCAPARQVDCVCPPIARRKYLGKLSGPLLDRVDLRIQMMGVATGALVDDVGEGTSEIRARVTGARDAAAERWREFGWRTNAEVPGPALRQRFRLARSTLAPVERALRNGSLTARGADRAIRVAWTLNDLAGGAVPGADEVGAALDFRDRGVA; the protein is encoded by the coding sequence ATGCCGCTCGGGAGAGCGCATTCGGTGGCGGTCAACGGGGTCGACGGAGTGCTGGTGGAAATCGAAGCAGATATCGGGCAGGGCCTGCCCGGTACGCATCTGGTCGGGTTGCCGGACACTGCTCTCAACGAATCGCGTGATCGCGTGAAAGCCGCCGTGAAGAATTCGGGTGGCACCTGGCCGGACAGTCGGGTGATTCTCGCGCTGTCACCCGCGACGTTGCCCAAGGGCGGATCGGTGTACGACCTTGCGCTCGCGTTGTCGGTTCTCGATGCCGCGAAGGCGATTCCGCGCGGATGCCTGTCCGACACCGTATTTCTGGGTGAGTTGGCACTCGATGGCAGGCTGCGCGCAGTTCGTGGGGTCCTGCCCGGGGTGCTCGCGGTCAAGAGTGCGGGGTGGCAGAGGGTGGTCGTTCCGCTGCAGTGCCTACCCGAGGCGGGTCTGGTGGACGGAATCGAGGTGCTGGGTGCGGGTTCGCTCGGGGACGTGGTGGCGTGGCTTCGTGGTGAGCAGGCCCTCGAGTCGCCCGTCCCGACCGAATGGCACGAGCAGGCCTACCCGGATCTCAGTGATGTCGCCGGACAGGCCGATGCGCGATGGGCCCTGGAAGTCGCCGCTGCGGGCGCGCATCACATCATGCTGACCGGGCCGCCGGGAATAGGAAAAACGATGCTCGCGCAACGGCTTCCGGGAATTCTCCCGCCGCTGACCGAATCGGAAGCGCTCGAAGTGACCGCCATTCACTCGGTGGCGGGTCTGTTGACCACGGCGCGGCCTCTGATCACGTCGCCGCCGTTCATCGCGCCACATCATTCGACCTCGGTCAGTGCCTTGGTCGGGGGCGGAACCGGAATGGCCAAACCGGGAGCGGTCAGCCGAGCACATCGGGGAGTCCTGTTCCTGGACGAGTGCGCCGAGATGAGCGTTCGAGTACTAGAGGCATTGCGTACTCCGTTGGAGGACGGTGAGATTCGCATTGCTCGCCGTGACGGTGTTGCCAGGTACCCGGCCAGATTTCAGTTGGTTCTCGCAGCCAATCCGTGCCCGTGTGCGCCGGCGCGACAAGTGGACTGTGTCTGCCCGCCAATAGCGCGGCGCAAGTATCTCGGCAAGCTGTCCGGGCCGTTGCTCGACCGTGTCGATCTGCGCATTCAGATGATGGGTGTGGCGACGGGCGCACTGGTCGACGACGTGGGGGAGGGTACGAGCGAGATACGCGCACGCGTGACCGGGGCCAGGGACGCCGCTGCGGAGCGGTGGCGGGAGTTCGGGTGGAGGACCAATGCGGAGGTGCCGGGACCCGCTCTGCGCCAACGATTTCGATTGGCGCGCTCGACGCTCGCTCCGGTCGAGCGGGCGTTGCGCAACGGATCGCTCACCGCGCGCGGCGCAGACCGAGCCATTCGGGTGGCGTGGACGCTGAACGATCTCGCCGGCGGCGCGGTCCCCGGTGCCGACGAGGTAGGAGCCGCGTTGGACTTCAGGGACAGGGGAGTGGCATGA
- a CDS encoding YraN family protein codes for MATNQELGARGEELAVRYLEDIGLDVVERNWRHRTGELDIIAREGETVVFVEVKTRSGIGYGTPAEAVTYAKRTRIRGLALRWLSLQQGPWVQIRFDVIAIVVGPHDEPVVTHVRSAF; via the coding sequence ATGGCAACCAACCAGGAACTCGGTGCGCGCGGTGAGGAACTCGCGGTGCGTTATCTCGAGGACATCGGCCTGGATGTGGTCGAGCGGAACTGGCGGCATCGAACCGGTGAACTCGACATCATTGCGCGCGAGGGCGAGACGGTGGTGTTCGTCGAAGTGAAGACCCGATCGGGAATCGGTTACGGAACGCCCGCCGAAGCGGTGACGTACGCGAAACGGACTCGGATCAGAGGGCTCGCGCTGCGGTGGCTCTCTCTGCAGCAGGGACCGTGGGTGCAGATCCGCTTCGACGTGATCGCGATAGTGGTCGGTCCGCACGACGAACCGGTCGTCACGCACGTTCGGTCGGCATTCTGA
- a CDS encoding histone-like nucleoid-structuring protein Lsr2: MARKTLVQMIDDVDGSVIKEGQGESIEFGIGGNQYRIDLNLKHANELHEQLAFWIEHAEKISGRRTRKGGAGAAPVRGKVDLQDIRAWARENGHEVSARGRISQDVQAAYEAAH, translated from the coding sequence ATGGCACGCAAGACACTTGTGCAGATGATCGACGATGTAGACGGTTCGGTCATCAAAGAAGGCCAAGGTGAATCCATCGAATTCGGCATCGGTGGAAACCAGTACCGCATCGATTTGAATCTCAAGCATGCGAACGAATTGCACGAACAGTTGGCATTCTGGATCGAGCATGCCGAGAAGATTTCCGGCCGCCGCACCCGTAAGGGCGGCGCTGGAGCAGCACCGGTTCGCGGCAAGGTCGATCTGCAGGACATTCGAGCGTGGGCACGCGAGAACGGCCACGAGGTCAGTGCCCGTGGCCGCATCAGCCAGGATGTGCAGGCGGCCTACGAGGCTGCTCACTGA